The genomic window ACCAGATACAGAAAGGCAGAGCAGATGCACTATACATGATTATCAAACCGAGAAAACTGTTTACCAGATTGAGTTTTGAGATCATGATAAACAACGGAAGCAAGAGCATGGTCGCAGGGAACATTTGCGTAACAAGAAGACTCAACAATCCTGCTTTCCTGCCTGGAAATTTGAAACGGGAAAACGCATAACCCGCCGTAGATGCGAGAGCAACTCCGATGATCGTTACAACCAGAGTCACCAGCAGACTATTTTTTACCCAGACCAGAAACGGTTTTTCGTTAAAAAGTTTTATGTAGTTCTCAAATGTTGCATCATCCGGAATTATCTGTAAGGACTCATTTAGCAGGTTATTGCCAGGTCTTAATGAAATTGTCAGAACCCTTAAAACAGGGTAAATCGAAATCGCTACAAAAAATAAAATTACGATATAGATCAAAATGTATTGATAAGATTTGGTTTGATTTTTCATATTTTCCTCGAATCAGTCTTTCATTAACTTTTTTTCCATAATAATCAAATCTTTTTCTCTTTCAATTTCTCTTATAAATTCTTCTTCAGTAGGCAGAACCATTTGATATTTTGAAGCAAAAATTTGTTTACTTTCTTTTAGAACAGAATATTTTACGATTGTCTCATCTTTTTGAGCACAAAGGATAATTCCGATAGTCGGATTATCGTCAGCAGATTTCATTTCATTCTCAAACAATCGGACATACATATCCATTTGTCCGATATCCTGATGAGCTAATTTACCAGTTTTCAAATCTATTAAAACAAAACATTTCAATAGATAATTGTAGAAAACCAGATCGATATAGAAATGACTGGTTTCAGTTGAAATTCTTTTTTGTCGTGCCACAAAACAGAATCCTTTTCCAAGTTCAAGAAGAAAATCCTGTAGTTTGTCGATCAAGGCTTGTTCTAATTCTTTTTCGAGATAACTTGTATCTTGATTCATATTTAGAAATTCAAGAATGGTTGGATCTTTTATAATATCTTGAGGTTGTAATTCTAACTTTTTTGTTTTATCTTTGGCTTCTTCGATAACCGGTTCTTTTATTTTACTTGATAACAACCGTTCATAATAAAATGAGTTGATTTGTCTTTCTAATGCTCTGCTGCTCCAATTTTCGGAAATTGATTCTTCGATGTAAAAGTCTCTTGCCTTCTGATTTTTTACTCTCATGAGTAATCGGTAGTGTGTCCAACTCAATTGGTCACGCAGTGCGTGGCTTTTTGGAAAAGACAGAAAAAATTGTCTGAAATACTTTAAATTGGTTACTTTAAAACCCTTGCCATAATCTGCAGTTAATTTATCAGATAAAGATTTCAGTAGATATTTTCCATATTCAGCCCGATTTTTTCCTTTTTGCTCTTCTTCAACGATTATTCTTCCAATATTCCAATACGCCTGAACCATCACAGAATTGATGCTTCTGTATGCCTGTTTTCTGGCTTCATCCAATATTTGTTTGATTTGTATATATAAATTATTTTTTACTAAATCCATTTTTCTGTTTCGATCTCAATTTTAAGTCGATTTACACCTTCTCCGCCACTTGCGACCTCTTCATAAAAGTCACGCTGAAAATCACCAATACAATAAATATGATCATAGAAAAGGCAGCCGCATAACCGTATCGATAAAGATTAAAAGCTGCCCGATAAACATACGAAACCAGAATATGAGTTTGATCTGCCGGTTGTCCGCCGTTTGTAACCAGCCACATCACATTCAGGTTATTGAAAGTCCAGACGATTCCAAGTGTGATAGCAGGAATCATCACTGGTTTAAGCAGTGGAACCGTTACATTCCAGAATTGTTTCCAACTCGATGCTCCGTCAATTTCCGATGCTTCATACAATTCATAAGGAATAGACTGCAAACCTCCCAGAGCAATGATCATCATAAATGGAAATCCAAGCCAGATATTAGTAATAATGCAGGCAATAAACGCGGAAGTCGGCTCGGAAAGCCAGTTCACCGATGCGATTCCCAGATTGTTGAGGATCAGATTGATCGCTCCGGTATCGGACATGAACATTCCGCGCCAGGTGAGAGCAGTTATGTATTGCGGAACAGCCCAGGGAAGGATGAGCAGAACTCGAAAGATTGGTTTTCCGGGAAGTTTTCGATTTAACAATACTGCCAGGAATACTCCGATCACAACATGAAAGAAAACATTCACAAAAGTCCAGATCACAGT from Candidatus Cloacimonadota bacterium includes these protein-coding regions:
- a CDS encoding sugar ABC transporter permease, yielding MKNQTKSYQYILIYIVILFFVAISIYPVLRVLTISLRPGNNLLNESLQIIPDDATFENYIKLFNEKPFLVWVKNSLLVTLVVTIIGVALASTAGYAFSRFKFPGRKAGLLSLLVTQMFPATMLLLPLFIMISKLNLVNSFLGLIIMYSASALPFCIWLMKGYYDTIPASLEESAKIDGANKFFAFWKIILPLASPALVITALFSFMAAWNEYIVAAQVLWYEDMFTIPLGLKSLQGNMTTEWGMYASAALIISIPVIILFLVLSKWLVSGLTLGSVKG
- a CDS encoding DUF1016 domain-containing protein; the protein is MDLVKNNLYIQIKQILDEARKQAYRSINSVMVQAYWNIGRIIVEEEQKGKNRAEYGKYLLKSLSDKLTADYGKGFKVTNLKYFRQFFLSFPKSHALRDQLSWTHYRLLMRVKNQKARDFYIEESISENWSSRALERQINSFYYERLLSSKIKEPVIEEAKDKTKKLELQPQDIIKDPTILEFLNMNQDTSYLEKELEQALIDKLQDFLLELGKGFCFVARQKRISTETSHFYIDLVFYNYLLKCFVLIDLKTGKLAHQDIGQMDMYVRLFENEMKSADDNPTIGIILCAQKDETIVKYSVLKESKQIFASKYQMVLPTEEEFIREIEREKDLIIMEKKLMKD